Proteins encoded in a region of the Oncorhynchus gorbuscha isolate QuinsamMale2020 ecotype Even-year linkage group LG16, OgorEven_v1.0, whole genome shotgun sequence genome:
- the LOC124000232 gene encoding permeability factor 2-like, with protein sequence MSIRMSASLVVVLLALLTITEGMSLRGMGADLRCRCIETESRRIGKLIKKVEMFPPSSHCRDTEIIATLSKSGQEICLDVSAPWVKKVIEKMLANNK encoded by the exons ATGAGCATCAGAATGTCAGCCAGCCTTGTCGTTGTGCTCCTGGCCCTCCTGACCATTACTGAGG GGATGAGTCTGAGAGGCATGGGGGCTGACCTGCGGTGTCGCTGCATTGAGACGGAGAGCAGACGCATTGGtaaactcattaagaaggtggAGATGTTCCCTCCCAGCTCGCACTGCAGAGACACTGAGATCAT TGCCACTCTGAGCAAGAGCGGTCAGGAGATTTGTCTGGATGTCAGCGCTCCTTGGGTCAAGAAGGTCATTGAGAAGATGCTGGCCAA CAACAAATGA